The DNA segment GGGTGCCAACGTGAAAGCTGAAGCCGTGTAAGTTTAAGCCGAGATTTCTCGCGTGCTGTATCAAGCACACAGCTTCCTCGTACGGATCACAGCCGAATTTCGCTCCCAACGACACCGGCGAGTTCTTCGCGTCGCAGCGTATGCGTATCACGACCCTGCGCAaccgttattaattataaatcggtgaaaaataaaacaaaaaagttaaatgtaatgtattaaTCCCCCAAATACTAAACAGCATATCTGAACGAACgaagaaagaatttattttattatttctagtCTCACTAACTTAGCTTCCGGGAAGAATTCCTTAATTTTCGTCAACTCAAGTTCGCTGTCCACCGTCATTCGTTCGACTCCCACTTTTTTGGAGTATTTTATATGAGACGGCAATTTATTTGGATGCGCGAAAATAATCCGCTCACCTTGCACATCGTACTGCATTACTTGCGCTATTTCTTGCTATCAGAAACattgttattgttaattatcttGCAAGTTTTAGATGGTTCATTAATTTATGCGGAGCTTATGTAGGTATAGAGAGTGTCTCTATATACCCACATTCTTTTTATTCAGAATAGACAAAACATATGGGTGAAAATTAGTAGTCAAGTGTTTTATAGGAGCATCTTGTTATTAATAGCGAAGatttacgtacatatataccTTTGACGCACAATCAAAACAAGCATTTAAAGCCGCCAgaactttaattattgttgAATTTGAATTGCACTTAATCGctgaaatttaaagaaaatgtgaATGTACtaacttttattacaatatttaaaaaatactacgAAAATATACCATAGTGTGGAGTAACTTTAGGCATTTTACTAATCCATGCTTGATGTCTTTCAATAACGTCACCGATATCCGCGACATAGAAGGGATCTTCcggtttttcatttttaattatatttttgatgatATCCAAATCATCTACGCTATCATCAATAATCTGTACTTCTCCAAAATCGAAGTACGGCATGATAAAATTAAGTGTAAACACAACACAGATTTAGAATTTTCCTGCGGAAAAcgatatgtatttattatttcttattaatagatatattattcgtttttttatatactgagAGAAAAGTATTTCTGACTATAATTCATACTGAATGGATTTTCaagtttattgtaaattaaatcaagtCTTAACTCCATATTTCCCAAACCGACTGAAatgcatgtatttttttattacttataataataatttcctaATTAATAAAGgtcaatattttgaataagctattaaaaagttcaatttgaaattaaactttatggAATCTCTAATTATTACGGCAAAATCATTGaacaatattgaaaaaatcacatttaaagTTTGACAACAGATTTCCATTGTGACAATTGATACATACTTACACTGTTTAAAGCTGTCTGCGTCGTAATTTTGATCAGTCCTGATTCTTCTTTGATATTTCACAAAACACAAAGTGAAATTGTAATAGgtacattttcaaaatttctaaaactacaatattttagaacaaaacaatttgaccgatttaattatttttccataagaaacgtgcaaaattttgttttcagaacaaaattttattctgtcAGGTTGAATACTTTTACGttacttttcaataaaatttgtataaacgtCATGAATGTTTtaagacaattaaattttgtccacttttttgtttatatcctataagaaaataaaaatagaaataaatattaatccaagtacataattttttttaacaaaagcaTCATAAAATCACGGAGCAACTAATTTCTGTTGTAACCTTAATTtagtagatttttaattaaaattaataaaaagttattttccaatgaaaatcttaacaaaaaattaaattattcgcgaacttaatatacaaaatgatGAGAATGCGGAAAACGGAATCGTCAACTTCGTAGTTTATAAAtccacaatatatttaaaacgaatattaacaattaaaattgacgCACTGTTTTTGACGTATATACTTACGTTATTACgctataaattttgtatactttAATGTTCCGCGCTGAAGAAGATAATTAATGAATGGATGCACAACCGAAAAGATGCACACGATGGAAATGACGACTGATTAACTGCCATCGGAGACGCGACGTTTCGATCTTATATTATCATACTTTTCGGAAGGTTCAAGAGTTCGTGCGAATGTAACGTCAAAGCTTGACGCGTTTGACAGTCACAAAACAGCTGTTTTCTTTAAACTCATGGGCACATATTATTGACCATCGCACGTGTTAGTGACATAACTTTCTTtgttgtacatatttattttttatgttatatttctaagaaaagacttttggagaaaaaaagaatcaaacAATTTCTCTATTTGATGAGAATTGTATAAATCATGCTAATTAGCAGTTAGTTTTAGAAAGCTGatgttctaaaaatattagaatttttaataaatcgatcaactttttaacaatttaagcacttttttctttttactctcgtctaaattttaagaaactttaaatttatttctgaacaaaatttataataaatgatttttatataattagatagtaacaagtaatttatttatataaatttattatacttaatatataaagctgttactattattattattattattattatgttaattggatatataaaattaattttggttTTTATCTACATTTGCGTCATAAAAAGTGTTATTCTGAAGGCCAATGATTATGAaggcaaatatataatattatttacattttccaTGTACGCAATTGGTTTCTTGTTTCAATAACGGTAtatgacacaaaataattgttgcatACTCGAATTCCCCAAAACGTTTTATTATGTTTGTTTTTGTCTAACACaacgaattaaaattattaataaacaaataaaaaaacattttaaaaatgtataaattatatattacaagaaACATTGTTTTAGCATTAAGATCCATTATGATCATTATTGACTTATCTCGACTTgaattattatacacatattatacggtttatatgtatgtatataataaaattattaagtttaaacaattatagtaaaataatatatagtaataaattgttgattaaagaataataaatttgagtaGTTGATAaagcatttaattattatataatcttttgttaccaaattagttgatgaaaaatatgaaagatattgttattatataatttctaattgtttatttgattCTATTCTAAACTTTGATTAGCAATACATATATTGAATTCATATGCTGATCACATTGCAGATTACATCTTAattacagagagagagagagagagagagagagagagagagagagagagagagagagagagagagagagagagagagtttgaTAGagttttaagattaaaacaGGCTTCTACGTTGAgtcaatttgatttttaaaattcttcctgaaaatattaagaatttagtttttatatagcaaatatagatattttataaaagaataataatattgttaagcACTCTATGCATAtcttatattcttattaatattaaccaTTGACTCTTTCTAATGAATGGAAACACAGTTGGGATCGGAAACCCGTTGAATGTACAGGATATGGCTATAGTATAAGAACCCATATTCTTCCAAATCAACCAATCACCTATATGACACTCAGGCAACATCACATCTTTGAGAATTAAATCATATGAGTCGGCAGTCGGTCCCCATATACTTGAAAGAAATTTCTCTTTGCTTGCTGGCTGCGATGATAAGTTAATAATTGCTTCTTGAATTGCTTCCATATATGTGTACGCAAAATATAAGATTACCTCGGAAAGTAATTGTGGCGCCCTAGCTTGAATGCCTAACAATTCGTCCAAGAAGGAATTGAATACTCCACAATTCATGTAATACATTCTCATAATTTCTCCCTCATTCAGAGTGATTCTCTTGGAATGCAAATACGAAGCTAACGTGAAGCTGGAACTTACGTAGTACGTTCCCGGCTCGCTGATAACTCTTATATTAGGATCGAGATCCTGTATCGCATTATTGATAACATTGGCGACCTGaagaaattatcaaaaatatatagcaactgaagaaaatatttttatgcattgtTACAAGTTTCACGCGGATCTAAAAGAATCTGGaagatcttattttatttgtcttttgaaatatctatataataatatatggctTTATGcctaagttttttaatttaacattttaatgaaagaaAGATAACAATTAATAGAAAGTTAATCCTGTATACTATgtgaaaaaaagagttttgaaataataatcaaattttgataaaataatttaaattaaatgttatactgatataatcaaatatttaataatatttagtaattagattaataataactaaacATAACAATAGCAACAAAGCGAgtactaaatattattaaatatttaatatttcacttggttactattataatgtttggtcacaattaatacaattactttaattatatgaatcaaacattaattaaaattattttattaaatcttaataactAGGCTTTATTTAGATTTGATGATTATTATCATTctcttttatgtatatacctCGTCAATATTTGATCCGTTTTGGCCTTCAAATCCACCACCGATGTCGATCAACTGCACGTTGTCGCATCCAATTGCCTTGGAGGcagtaattaattgtttacacAATGCTATCCCTTTGGCATAAGCCTCGTAATCTTTGCAGAGACAACCGACGTGGAAGCTGAAGCCGTGTAAATTCAAACCGAGATCTTTCGTGAGCTGTATCAAGCGCGTGGTTTCCTCGTCCGATTGAGAACCAAATTTTAAACCCAGTGATTTTGTCCCAATATACTTAGCGTCGCAGCGTATACGTATGACGATCCTATCACATGAAGGCATTTGATAGATTTGTAAATGGATGAAATCGCGCGGTTAAATCCAATTGTATTACTCCACTGACTTAGCTTCAGGGAAGATATCTTTGATCTTAAACAGTTCACTTTCACTATCGACCGTCATCTGCTTGACGCCCACTTTCCTAGCGTAATCTATGTGAGATGGATACTTAGTCGGGTGCGCAAAAATAATCCGGTCGCCGTGCACCCCGTGTTGCATTACCTGTTGTATTTCTTGCTGTATCGGGGAGAagtgcaattatttttaaatattttctgttaaaCAGTTAAAGGAAGATTTAAGGATTTACTTTAGATGCACAATCGAAACAGGCATTTAAAGCTGCCAGAACTTTAATTACCGTGGAATCTGGATTTGCTTTAATTGCTATGAGAatgaaaatagaattaatggtaaaatctttaataaatacattaaatttagaatgtaAAAGTATACAGATACCAAAATGCGGGATAACTCTTGGCAATTTGGCGAGCCATTCttgatgtttttttataacattaccAATGTCCGCAATGTAAAAGGCATTTTCTTCGGATTGCGTAACAGTTATAGTTTTTATGATATCCATATCATCTATTGCATCgtcaaagattttaatttcatcaaaattaaattgcgccatattaaaactaaaattgtgTATTACAATAGAATcctctatataaataatttcctgaaaacatttaacattttattatttcttttcacagaatacaaattatattaatacaataatattacttgTGCGTCTTcttcatttaaatttcaagatttgAATATAAACTTTGATTTCGAagataaattacttaaaaaaaaatattttcgatatTTCCTAAGTACTATTTAATaatctctttttaattactctgtaaatattctctttgttgtaaaaaattcaaagctCGATGATGTGTCGTATGATAAACGAAGAAACTTTGAAAACGTTAATTTAcaatgaaaaccaaacattaaaaaacattacatgattatcttaataatcacaaaataaaaaattaaatgtttattgtattGCATGTATAATTAGAGCACAACAgacaattaaaagaataagaaaaaatctagaaaacaaaattataattgtgaataattagaaaaatgaataaaaccgcaaaaatatttatatctttgatAGACCCAACcatgaataataatagataataataattaaaagtaaaaatgtatagtgtaattaagtaaataaaatataaaattgacttaCTAATTTGCTTGCctaaatttgtatttagaCGGAATTGTTAAAAATGCTGTATGTTATACACGCAGAATGACATTCAAAACGTGAAATAATCCATGTTACAAGTGGAGCTTCTTATATATGTTTCCCACTTATGGTCTAACTAACGCTACACAAAGATTGTGCAActagtaaaattttagtaacatATACCTACGAgacaaaaatatgttaaaacagaaaaataagtCAATTTTACAGACTGTTTTAATGCTTCTTATGTATCTATTTTGCGCTTCTTACTCTTAGGAAAGTGTATTCTACCTGCAATTGCAGTAATTAGCATTTCCATTCATTTGACTGAACTCAATATGCGCATAgctatatatagtttttgagataatGCTTCAAAGTAATTTACTTGGAAATAGTTACATTTGTTAGTATAATGTCACTTgtctgtataaatttttataattgttaatatcaACATTATGGTGCCAAATAAATACGTGACGTTAGATACAATTAGTACACACATTTTACATTCGGAAGACAATGGATAACATtagcttaaaattattattgttgattaatttatttaaattttatctaaaaaaatctaatgtgAATTCACGTACattttatcgtattttttctttgctttacgaataatattataatatttttcacgtaaCGACTatgtttatagtttatatagtCAAGTTGAAACgacattttaaacaatagaacACTCATTTCTGTATTTCAGAGAAGCAAAATAAGAATTCATTATCTCCTTTCGACGAATTGACTTTTGGAGCTTTGTTTACTTACCACCCTATTAAACTCCTTTCTTGTGCCCCATTGAAGCTCTTGTATCTGCCATCGAAATAGTTGTTGCTGGTGGCGGACTTTCGAGCCAGTTTTTTTAGATACAGAAAAGAAAGGGTTGCGAAGTGGTGTCTTATCTGCAGTGacccgattttttttaatttccactTTATCCCCGGTAGATAGCAGAGAGTCAACAGCGCTATTTTATGTCAAGCTAATTACAAGTCCGAGGTCTGAAGAGGAAGTAGCATATAGATAGATGATAAGCGAGTACCTTTGCATCTTGCAGCACGTAAAGCTTGCGATGTTCTTTGTTTATGGAAGCTTTGTTTCTGTCGCAGGCGACGCgacaaagaaattattgagttcataaaatataataaaactgcCAGTAAAATTATCCGTAAGGAATAATTCATTCACATACTATGAATATGACAAACTATATTCAACTGATGCTTTGCTGTCGTGATTTTAGATCGGATTTAATcatgattatttataaattagaaaattagaaaatttcttaattaaaatttatttaattaagattaaattaaaagtcatttaaaattaacaagaaatcttttaattttatagtgactttttaaataaaaaattgtttcttatgGATTTTATATCTTTGCCATAAtactactttttaataaagcgTTTTAGAacttatgtttatataacattttttctacTCATAGAACATTGTTAAAGTACTAAAAGTCCGAGGATTCTGTACATCCAAGGATATTAATAGAGAAGAAATAACGcgcaaaagaagaaataagctAAAAATTGCGCATATCAGTAGAATCGTGCGGCtaccataaatttttttatttcaagtacatttttctttcgcaTGAAAATTAGAATTCCATTCCCATCATCATTATAAAATCCCTTTTCcatgtttctctctctctctctctctctctctctctctctctctctctctctctctctctctctctctctctctctctctctctctctctaagtTTGTTCAATAACAATTCTATTCTCTTTAACCTTGTTATcgagttttacaataaaattccgCGTACATATGCGCGCAGCTCCGACAATGGAAATGTATTTTCACTCTTCCGCGGGTCATTCTGTTACATTCGTATATGACCGTCATTTTCATAAAGGATGAACGATACTGCGGATTCCTAAGCTCTTGCTGCATTCATATATTTACCAACCAACTGGTCGGCCAACTCGTTCTAAAATGACGTTTAGCCTGGGGTCAGTCGTTCTTTGCAATGGTTTCTAAGGGGAGAAAACGAGGAGTCAAATAGGGCGGAAAATAGCCATCCCCTGCTAGAATAGTTTCGAGGAAAACGGGGGACAATGATGGGTTTATATGTGCGAAACTATCGACATGTAATTGGAAAGTTGGTTGTAAAATGGGAATTTGGAGGAAAAACtagtaactataaaaaattgaaaataaaatagagcAAGTacctaatatttataaattagaaacactaagaaaattaagagaattaatttataaaagtaatctttaaattaatactgtacaaaattaaaatttaaactatatgtacgtattataataatgtaccttcgataataataaatattaatcacacagaaattattttttattggttttacacgcgtagaaataaatataggggaaaaaagcaaaagataatataaaagctGGTGATAATACACAAATGACGAATGCAGCAATAAAggcagtaaaaatttttctctacgATAACAAACCGACGCCGATCCCACTTTCTGCAAACTTCAACGTCCAGTTTCACACTTcgggagagaaaaatattggcGAGCGGAAAATAGCAGATGAAAAATCTACTGCTTGCCAACGATCTCTACTCGTGCGTTACTTATCGAAGCATGTTCATTATTTAGACCGAACGCGCATAAAACAAGTCGACTAGCACGTCGGCCTCGCGATCGTTGACGCAGACCGAGAATTAGACcccgaagagagagagagggtcgATGCACGTCCCGGGGAACGCTAGGTCGACGGAGTGGCGGATTTCCTGCACTCGGACGTGTATAGGCGATGTCGTTTGGACTCCCCATTTCTTTCTGGCTCCGTACGCGAATGGCCCATGgaatttgaattttacaatAGTACGAAGGTATTCGGTTGACCCGCGCGCACTTTTCCGACGGCTTAAAAAGCGTATGAAAAGAAAGGGGAAAAGATTTCAACTCGAGTTCCAGCTTGTTAAGGCAGGATCTCGCCTGGGATCGAGATAAAACGAATccctccgtttttttttttttttcgtgtccTTAAACCTTAAGCGATTTTGCTCGGTATCTTTCACCGTTTTCGAGATTACGGGAAGGCATGTATCTCCCCTTCGCGAGCGGAAGAGTAACGACACTTGAAGTAATTTGTCGAAATTGCTAAAtgcgcgctctctctctctctcactctttctttctctctcgttttcgAGGGATGTGTTTAGAGATCGAAATTTTCGTCTTCTTCGCGCATTAATCAACGTCACGTACGCGTGCGCGTTATCTGATAACACTTGTCGTGCGTGGGCACGACGACTATGAAACCGCTTCTTTGACATTCGTCGGTATGTCACGCGTAATATCCGGGCGGACGGCCGATGATGGATTTGACGCTCTCGCAGATTGCcgcgcgtcgcgccgcgcgccggaCAATGTccgtgtatttttttatatgacgaAAAACATCGCGATATATATTACGCTCGTCGGGGCCGCCTATACACATACGCTCTTGCGATACGTAAAATTGCACGGGTTGTTGGCAGCTGTCGCCATCGGCCAGCCCCACGACCCGCCGTCGTCCCGTGTTTTTGACGTGCCGATTCGGCCGATTCGCCCGGCGCCGATACTCGCCGattgattatttatcgatCCGCTGTCGCGAGCATCAATTCGTGCGGGAATATTTGCCACGTTTATCCGTCCCCGTCCCGAAGAATTCAAATCACGCGCACGCGTTTCGCCTCCCGACCCGGGAGATATCGATATATCGAATTTAAACAGCTGACCGTTACGGTAAAACGTGAAATTAAGTTGCGAGAGGAAGAAAGGGGAGAAAAGGGGAGAGGGGGTAACAAAgccttctctccctccctcccggagtagaaaaaaaacagttatggACTGAAAATCGTTACGACCGAGAGGATTGATACTTTTAAGTTGCTCGTGTGCGTGCGCGAGCGACTATTGTTGTCGAAGAAAGTTGGACGA comes from the Monomorium pharaonis isolate MP-MQ-018 chromosome 9, ASM1337386v2, whole genome shotgun sequence genome and includes:
- the LOC105830052 gene encoding ornithine decarboxylase isoform X4, whose amino-acid sequence is MAQFNFDEIKIFDDAIDDMDIIKTITVTQSEENAFYIADIGNVIKKHQEWLAKLPRVIPHFAIKANPDSTVIKVLAALNACFDCASKQEIQQVMQHGVHGDRIIFAHPTKYPSHIDYARKVGVKQMTVDSESELFKIKDIFPEAKIVIRIRCDAKYIGTKSLGLKFGSQSDEETTRLIQLTKDLGLNLHGFSFHVGCLCKDYEAYAKGIALCKQLITASKAIGCDNVQLIDIGGGFEGQNGSNIDEVANVINNAIQDLDPNIRVISEPGTYYVSSSFTLASYLHSKRITLNEGEIMRMYYMNCGVFNSFLDELLGIQARAPQLLSEPASKEKFLSSIWGPTADSYDLILKDVMLPECHIGDWLIWKNMGSYTIAISCTFNGFPIPTVFPFIRKSQWKNFKNQIDST
- the LOC105830052 gene encoding ornithine decarboxylase isoform X1 — protein: MAQFNFDEIKIFDDAIDDMDIIKTITVTQSEENAFYIADIGNVIKKHQEWLAKLPRVIPHFGICILLHSKFNVFIKDFTINSIFILIAIKANPDSTVIKVLAALNACFDCASKQEIQQVMQHGVHGDRIIFAHPTKYPSHIDYARKVGVKQMTVDSESELFKIKDIFPEAKIVIRIRCDAKYIGTKSLGLKFGSQSDEETTRLIQLTKDLGLNLHGFSFHVGCLCKDYEAYAKGIALCKQLITASKAIGCDNVQLIDIGGGFEGQNGSNIDEVANVINNAIQDLDPNIRVISEPGTYYVSSSFTLASYLHSKRITLNEGEIMRMYYMNCGVFNSFLDELLGIQARAPQLLSEVILYFAYTYMEAIQEAIINLSSQPASKEKFLSSIWGPTADSYDLILKDVMLPECHIGDWLIWKNMGSYTIAISCTFNGFPIPTVFPFIRKSQWKNFKNQIDST
- the LOC105830052 gene encoding ornithine decarboxylase isoform X2 — encoded protein: MAQFNFDEIKIFDDAIDDMDIIKTITVTQSEENAFYIADIGNVIKKHQEWLAKLPRVIPHFGICILLHSKFNVFIKDFTINSIFILIAIKANPDSTVIKVLAALNACFDCASKQEIQQVMQHGVHGDRIIFAHPTKYPSHIDYARKVGVKQMTVDSESELFKIKDIFPEAKIVIRIRCDAKYIGTKSLGLKFGSQSDEETTRLIQLTKDLGLNLHGFSFHVGCLCKDYEAYAKGIALCKQLITASKAIGCDNVQLIDIGGGFEGQNGSNIDEVANVINNAIQDLDPNIRVISEPGTYYVSSSFTLASYLHSKRITLNEGEIMRMYYMNCGVFNSFLDELLGIQARAPQLLSEPASKEKFLSSIWGPTADSYDLILKDVMLPECHIGDWLIWKNMGSYTIAISCTFNGFPIPTVFPFIRKSQWKNFKNQIDST
- the LOC105830052 gene encoding ornithine decarboxylase isoform X3, translated to MAQFNFDEIKIFDDAIDDMDIIKTITVTQSEENAFYIADIGNVIKKHQEWLAKLPRVIPHFAIKANPDSTVIKVLAALNACFDCASKQEIQQVMQHGVHGDRIIFAHPTKYPSHIDYARKVGVKQMTVDSESELFKIKDIFPEAKIVIRIRCDAKYIGTKSLGLKFGSQSDEETTRLIQLTKDLGLNLHGFSFHVGCLCKDYEAYAKGIALCKQLITASKAIGCDNVQLIDIGGGFEGQNGSNIDEVANVINNAIQDLDPNIRVISEPGTYYVSSSFTLASYLHSKRITLNEGEIMRMYYMNCGVFNSFLDELLGIQARAPQLLSEVILYFAYTYMEAIQEAIINLSSQPASKEKFLSSIWGPTADSYDLILKDVMLPECHIGDWLIWKNMGSYTIAISCTFNGFPIPTVFPFIRKSQWKNFKNQIDST